Proteins encoded together in one Argiope bruennichi chromosome 1, qqArgBrue1.1, whole genome shotgun sequence window:
- the LOC129966813 gene encoding elongation of very long chain fatty acids protein 6-like, with translation MNMPSLIGDLRESPTSPNYSIIFDFERNFDKSLKRQWMIQHWHQAFYYIGLYMLIVFGGQAYMQTRNRFELRRTLAAWNVFLAAFSIFGLCRTLPELAHVLKEFGFTHSVCNPSFIEEVKVSGFWTWMFTLSKVPELGDTIFIVLRKQQLIFLHWYHHITVLLFTWYSYTEHIAPARWFVVMNYFAHSLMYTYYAMRAMRIKVPRFVPIIITSSQILQMVAGCFVSYFGYITRRKGEFCQLPDNIANYALLMYASYFVLFARFFYNTYLSPPSKSKKLD, from the coding sequence CGCCTACCTCACctaattattctattatatttgacTTTGAGAGAAATTTCGACAAAAGTCTGAAGCGGCAATGGATGATCCAACATTGGCATCAGGCATTCTACTACATAGGCCTGTATATGCTGATAGTCTTCGGTGGTCAAGCATACATGCAGACCAGAAACCGCTTTGAACTGCGCCGAACCTTAGCTGCATGGAATGTCTTCTTAGCTGCTTTCTCTATCTTTGGACTGTGCCGCACACTACCTGAATTGGCCCACGTTTTAAAGGAATTCGGCTTCACGCACTCAGTCTGCAACCCAAGCTTCATTGAAGAGGTCAAAGTCAGTGGCTTCTGGACCTGGATGTTCACACTATCTAAGGTTCCCGAGCTTGGAGACACAATTTTCATCGTTCTCAGAAAACAGCAGCTCATCTTTCTACACTGGTACCACCATATAACAGTTTTATTGTTTACCTGGTACAGCTATACCGAGCACATTGCCCCAGCCAGGTGGTTCGTGGTGATGAACTACTTTGCCCATTCTTTGATGTACACTTACTATGCCATGAGAGCCATGCGTATCAAGGTGCCACGCTTTGTGCCCATTATCATTACTTCCTCGCAAATTCTCCAGATGGTCGCTGGTTGCTTCGTGAGCTACTTCGGCTACATCACGAGGCGGAAAGGCGAATTTTGTCAACTGCCTGATAACATTGCCAACTATGCTTTGCTAATGTATGCTTCATACTTCGTGCTATTTGCGCGATTCTTCTACAATACTTACCTTTCACCTCCTAGCAAATCTAAAAAGCTAGATTAA